From Rutidosis leptorrhynchoides isolate AG116_Rl617_1_P2 chromosome 3, CSIRO_AGI_Rlap_v1, whole genome shotgun sequence, a single genomic window includes:
- the LOC139901448 gene encoding uncharacterized protein, which translates to MASLLPNSHFNSFRNHLLNPTFIITSSSSSQIYKPKNNYFPLSIHCSIPSPPKSKEEAIQQVKTCLSSTLQKPLNNPNLTAGKLKKQKQPRFRVEIPVIDDSPDSLTKLALQVFDEMQLKRKGSKVKFMILWPNSKLTAAANKVGFRSVEHVDICSLSNASGLNSADVVVFLTPEASQMEVMEAVSNSVYPKPVVMFNPRWSYDDEESILADFMKFLGSFEVVYSFMGLEVRGLLSKRNGVVFKCVKDGVLSGEKWSVLVEEEEEGALKVITSFKTRPSIVEVENVLYNLMAINSPITKSAKFLKDLVSNVTGKK; encoded by the coding sequence ATGGCATCTTTACTCCCAAATTCCCATTTCAATTCCTTCAGAAATCATCTTCTGAATCCCACATTTATCATTACTTCATCATCAAGTTCCCAAATTTATAAACCAAAAAACAATTACTTTCCATTATCCATTCACTGTAGTATTCCATCTCCACCCAAATCAAAAGAAGAAGCCATACAACAGGTTAAAACCTGCCTTTCATCTACATTACAAAAACCACTCAATAATCCCAATCTCACTGCAGGCAAGCTCAAGAAACAAAAGCAACCACGTTTTCGTGTCGAAATTCCTGTCATTGATGACTCACCAGACTCCTTAACAAAACTTGCACTCCAAGTGTTCGATGAAATGCAGCTGAAAAGAAAAGGGTCTAAAGTAAAGTTTATGATACTATGGCCTAATTCTAAACTAACAGCAGCTGCTAATAAAGTAGGTTTTCGGTCCGTTGAACATGTTGACATTTGCTCGTTATCGAATGCAAGTGGTTTGAACTCTGCTGACGTGGTGGTGTTTTTGACACCAGAAGCTTCACAAATGGAAGTAATGGAGGCAGTTAGTAATAGTGTTTATCCGAAACCAGTGGTGATGTTTAATCCCAGGTGGAGTTATGATGATGAAGAGAGTATTCTTGCTGATTTTATGAAATTTTTGGGGTCGTTTGAAGTCGTTTATTCGTTTATGGGGTTAGAAGTTAGGGGACTGTTGAGTAAGCGAAACGGTGTTGTATTCAAGTGTGTTAAAGATGGTGTTTTAAGTGGTGAGAAATGGAGTGTGttggttgaagaagaagaagaaggtgcaTTGAAAGTAATTACGAGTTTCAAAACAAGACCTTCGATCGTTGAAGTTGAGAATGTGTTGTATAATTTAATGGCTATTAACTCTCCGATCACTAAGTCTGCAAAGTTTCTAAAAGATTTGGTTTCAAATGTAACTGGAAAAAAGTAA